One segment of Desulfosudis oleivorans Hxd3 DNA contains the following:
- a CDS encoding O-antigen ligase family protein gives MFNDSRITFLVFLTVAYPAWARGGTPPAWLPPLAAFAVLLLFMTWANFRVRPVPAAPRPAKDQVLYGWAVLLMLAAVQWLNAGRYPVPGSSGQWAYTLPPVPFLPGAVTPEDGRMVLIWFLAAAAVILAVRYGPARPDLLKRLAWLIPVNAHLLVAIGLVQRAFDAQSVYGLIPMEGPFFAAFGYVNHAGTFFMVLFFWTAGWALYYRQRRRPKAALAWALLLVPCLVAVHATSCRAAILMIWITVVAALLVWVVRQSFRMTAKKRGLALVLTIILLASVWVGAVGPDAGPATRAAQSAKTWLAAADGTLAGQWTDRAWQVKSAWRIFLDYPLLGAGGNSYQYFAPLYIKPGEAPRRHLPGRAFVHNDPVQFLSEFGLAGAGCMIAVLAGLFAPIVRQRKKVPLFLSVPLIGVFFAGLHSLIDLPFRCPAVLVFVAVIPALAGRYAVLQAESIPPVHH, from the coding sequence ATGTTCAACGACAGCCGCATAACATTTCTCGTTTTTCTGACAGTTGCCTATCCGGCCTGGGCCAGGGGCGGTACCCCCCCGGCATGGCTGCCGCCCCTGGCCGCTTTTGCCGTGCTGTTGCTGTTCATGACCTGGGCCAATTTCAGGGTTCGCCCGGTGCCGGCCGCGCCCCGTCCGGCAAAAGATCAGGTTCTTTACGGCTGGGCCGTGCTGCTGATGCTGGCCGCTGTTCAGTGGCTCAATGCCGGTCGTTATCCAGTGCCCGGTTCATCCGGACAATGGGCCTACACCCTGCCGCCGGTGCCGTTTCTGCCGGGTGCGGTCACGCCTGAAGACGGCCGGATGGTGTTGATCTGGTTCCTGGCGGCCGCGGCCGTTATACTGGCTGTCCGTTACGGCCCGGCCCGGCCGGACTTGTTAAAACGGCTGGCCTGGCTGATCCCGGTAAACGCCCATCTTCTGGTGGCCATCGGCCTGGTTCAGCGGGCTTTTGACGCACAATCGGTTTACGGGCTGATTCCCATGGAAGGCCCGTTTTTTGCCGCCTTTGGCTATGTCAACCATGCCGGCACCTTTTTCATGGTCCTGTTTTTCTGGACCGCGGGATGGGCGTTGTATTACCGGCAACGCCGCCGGCCCAAAGCGGCCCTTGCGTGGGCGCTTCTGCTGGTGCCCTGCCTTGTTGCCGTGCATGCCACGTCGTGCCGGGCCGCCATTCTGATGATCTGGATAACGGTGGTTGCAGCCCTGCTGGTGTGGGTGGTACGGCAGTCCTTTCGAATGACTGCGAAAAAGAGGGGCCTTGCATTGGTTCTGACGATTATTTTGCTGGCAAGTGTGTGGGTCGGGGCCGTGGGGCCGGATGCCGGGCCGGCGACAAGGGCGGCCCAAAGCGCCAAAACATGGCTGGCCGCGGCCGACGGCACCCTGGCCGGGCAGTGGACCGACCGGGCCTGGCAGGTGAAAAGCGCCTGGCGCATTTTTTTGGACTATCCCCTGCTGGGTGCCGGGGGCAACAGCTACCAGTATTTTGCCCCCCTGTACATCAAGCCGGGTGAGGCCCCCCGGCGTCATTTGCCCGGCCGGGCATTTGTTCATAACGACCCGGTGCAGTTTCTGTCTGAATTCGGCCTTGCCGGTGCCGGATGCATGATTGCCGTGCTGGCCGGGCTTTTCGCGCCCATTGTCCGGCAAAGAAAAAAGGTCCCCCTGTTTCTGTCCGTCCCCCTGATCGGCGTGTTTTTTGCCGGCCTGCACAGCCTGATCGACCTGCCGTTTCGCTGCCCCGCCGTGCTGGTCTTCGTGGCCGTCATTCCGGCCCTGGCCGGCCGGTATGCAGTGTTGCAGGCCGAGAGCATCCCCCCTGTCCACCATTGA
- a CDS encoding putative signal transducing protein — translation MKDLMKPENAAEASVLQAVLAEHGIPAEIKSFHDTAYDGLFQSQYGWGVIRVSEADFPEAQKIIEEWRSAAPEELPWNDKPADA, via the coding sequence ATGAAAGATTTAATGAAGCCTGAGAATGCAGCAGAAGCCAGTGTCCTCCAGGCGGTGTTGGCGGAACATGGGATACCTGCGGAAATAAAATCGTTTCACGACACCGCCTATGATGGCCTTTTCCAGTCTCAATATGGGTGGGGCGTCATCCGTGTTTCTGAGGCGGACTTTCCGGAAGCACAAAAAATAATTGAAGAGTGGCGCAGTGCCGCGCCTGAAGAACTCCCATGGAACGACAAGCCGGCTGACGCCTGA